The following are encoded in a window of Halorarum salinum genomic DNA:
- the trpA gene encoding tryptophan synthase subunit alpha translates to MSDLSTAFADGPAFVPYLAVGDPDYESSLAYVEALERGGADVVELGLPFSEPIAEGPTIQEAVVRSLEAGTTPDLFFEFVGDLEVDVPLVCMTYYNLVYQYGEERGPRPFVEKAAEVGLSGFVVPDLPAEEAGPLRAACDEFGLDLVSIVAPTTDEERLGKLVSVSSGYLYVQARLGVTGAQSSVSDRTAASLDRLSDVDLPKAVGFGISSGEQAATVVEAGADGVIVGSALVDVVGEGYRNDDPVADVADRLESLARELNAGAERGYSQRAPRPERTSE, encoded by the coding sequence GTGAGCGACCTCTCGACCGCGTTCGCGGACGGCCCGGCGTTCGTCCCCTACCTCGCGGTCGGCGATCCGGACTACGAGTCGTCGCTCGCGTACGTGGAGGCGCTCGAACGCGGCGGGGCCGACGTCGTCGAACTCGGGCTCCCCTTCTCGGAGCCCATCGCGGAGGGGCCGACCATCCAGGAGGCGGTCGTGCGCTCGCTGGAGGCGGGCACGACGCCCGACCTGTTCTTCGAGTTCGTCGGGGACCTCGAGGTGGACGTGCCGCTCGTCTGCATGACCTACTACAACCTCGTCTACCAGTACGGCGAGGAGCGGGGTCCGCGGCCGTTCGTCGAGAAGGCGGCCGAGGTCGGCCTCTCCGGGTTCGTCGTGCCCGACCTGCCGGCCGAGGAGGCCGGGCCGCTCCGGGCGGCCTGCGACGAGTTCGGGCTCGATCTCGTCTCCATCGTCGCGCCGACGACCGACGAGGAGCGCCTCGGGAAACTCGTCTCGGTCTCCTCGGGCTACCTCTACGTGCAGGCGCGGCTCGGGGTGACGGGCGCACAGTCGTCCGTCTCCGACCGGACTGCGGCGTCGCTCGACCGACTGTCGGACGTCGACCTCCCCAAGGCGGTCGGGTTCGGCATCTCCTCGGGCGAGCAGGCCGCGACGGTGGTCGAGGCCGGCGCCGACGGCGTCATCGTGGGCTCGGCGCTCGTCGACGTCGTCGGGGAGGGGTACCGGAACGACGACCCCGTCGCGGACGTGGCCGACAGGCTGGAGTCGCTCGCCCGGGAACTGAACGCGGGCGCCGAGCGAGGGTACTCGCAACGTGCGCCGCGACCGGAACGTACATCCGAATGA
- a CDS encoding HAD family hydrolase, producing the protein MTVLFDLDGTLCVRDQSFDALLDEAFGSAGVARYCDPADLASAAEVIDPAESDVDFHRRCLRVAAERAGVEAHADSIARAYDAALDHTAVSFRDGAADALRAAIDSERRVGLVTNGARGTQRTKLDALGIADRFETHVYADPEMGVKPDPYPFERALDGLEADPAATTYVGDSLRADVAGANALGMETVWTPVGDSTRDPDDPEPDHTLASLSELPGLL; encoded by the coding sequence GTGACGGTCCTCTTCGACCTGGACGGGACGCTCTGCGTCCGCGACCAGTCGTTCGACGCCCTCCTGGACGAGGCCTTCGGGTCGGCCGGGGTCGCCCGCTACTGCGACCCGGCCGACCTGGCGAGCGCCGCGGAAGTCATCGACCCCGCCGAGTCCGACGTGGACTTCCACCGGCGCTGCCTCCGCGTCGCCGCCGAGCGCGCCGGCGTGGAGGCACACGCCGACTCGATCGCCCGGGCCTACGACGCCGCGCTCGACCACACCGCGGTCTCGTTCCGCGACGGCGCTGCGGACGCGCTTCGGGCGGCCATCGACTCCGAGCGGCGGGTCGGCCTGGTGACCAACGGCGCCCGCGGGACCCAGCGGACGAAACTCGATGCGCTCGGCATCGCCGACCGCTTCGAGACGCACGTGTACGCCGACCCCGAGATGGGCGTCAAGCCCGACCCGTACCCGTTCGAGCGGGCGCTCGACGGGCTCGAGGCCGACCCCGCGGCGACGACGTACGTCGGCGACTCGCTCCGCGCGGACGTCGCCGGCGCGAACGCCCTCGGAATGGAGACGGTGTGGACGCCCGTCGGCGACTCGACGCGCGACCCCGACGACCCCGAACCCGACCACACGCTCGCGTCGCTCTCGGAACTACCGGGGCTGTTGTAA
- the trpC gene encoding indole-3-glycerol phosphate synthase, which produces MNTETGELAPAVRSILAAAAERPGGTGRADVDARSLPDAFAAAEADGRVPVIAEVKPTSPTTDGERLDDPVELAGRMVEGGAAALSVLTEPEHFGGSVGTLERVRDAVDVPVLRKDFLLSEGHLDAVEADLVLLIARFLGEDLPDLVEAARERGFQPLVEVHDADELEAAIDAGARIVGVNNRDLAKLEVDLSTFERVAPAIPGDVTLVAESGITTAADARRMREAGADGLLVGSAIMDAEGASDGDVRANTRRFTRAETEVEP; this is translated from the coding sequence ATGAACACCGAAACGGGGGAACTGGCGCCCGCCGTCCGCTCCATCCTCGCGGCCGCCGCCGAGCGCCCGGGGGGAACCGGGCGGGCGGACGTCGACGCGCGGTCGCTGCCCGACGCGTTCGCCGCCGCCGAGGCCGACGGCCGGGTGCCGGTGATCGCCGAGGTGAAGCCGACGAGCCCGACGACCGACGGCGAGCGGCTCGACGACCCGGTCGAACTCGCCGGGCGGATGGTCGAGGGCGGGGCGGCCGCGCTGTCGGTGCTGACCGAACCCGAACACTTCGGCGGGAGCGTCGGGACGCTCGAACGGGTCCGGGACGCGGTGGACGTCCCGGTCCTGCGCAAGGACTTCCTGCTCTCCGAGGGACACCTCGACGCGGTCGAGGCGGACCTGGTCCTCCTCATCGCGCGGTTCCTGGGCGAGGACCTCCCGGACCTCGTCGAGGCCGCGCGCGAACGCGGCTTCCAGCCGCTCGTGGAGGTACACGACGCCGACGAACTGGAGGCGGCGATCGACGCGGGCGCCCGGATCGTCGGCGTGAACAACCGCGACCTGGCGAAACTGGAGGTCGACCTCTCGACGTTCGAGCGGGTGGCGCCGGCGATCCCCGGGGACGTGACCCTCGTCGCGGAGTCGGGCATCACGACCGCGGCGGACGCACGGCGGATGCGCGAGGCCGGCGCGGACGGCCTGCTCGTCGGCTCCGCGATCATGGACGCCGAGGGCGCGAGCGACGGCGACGTTCGGGCCAACACGCGACGCTTTACCCGCGCGGAGACGGAGGTGGAGCCATGA
- a CDS encoding CPBP family intramembrane glutamic endopeptidase produces MPDWTAFAGVVGVVLTLLLVLARLSTAHVTGSAASGDATGRVADEDAPGADAGPEATAGATPLDADLSPDEWNWGVDGAGSVDDAADGRDLADAVPPRADVSDLPTSALLGNVALSQGLFGTLLALATWWAEIPLAPLGLAPAFTPELLGLGVALGLTLWVANELAGRAGARFGVDGGEELRALLAPDSPAGWALLLGAVLPLVALFEEFLFRSVLVGAFAAGFALPPWPLVVGSSVAFALGHGAQGRAGMLVTGALGLLLGAAFVVTGSFLVVAVAHYLVNALEFVVHEGFGDGRERRPSPSRVR; encoded by the coding sequence GTGCCCGACTGGACGGCGTTCGCGGGGGTCGTGGGCGTCGTCCTGACGCTGCTGCTCGTTCTCGCGCGACTGTCGACCGCACACGTGACCGGGAGCGCCGCCTCCGGCGACGCAACCGGCCGGGTCGCGGACGAGGACGCCCCCGGAGCCGACGCGGGTCCGGAGGCGACCGCGGGGGCGACTCCCCTCGACGCGGACCTCTCCCCGGACGAGTGGAACTGGGGCGTCGACGGCGCCGGGAGCGTCGACGACGCGGCCGACGGACGGGACCTCGCGGACGCCGTCCCTCCCCGGGCCGACGTCTCGGACCTCCCGACGTCGGCGCTCCTGGGGAACGTCGCGCTCTCGCAGGGCCTGTTCGGCACGCTGCTCGCGCTCGCGACGTGGTGGGCCGAGATTCCCCTCGCACCGCTGGGGCTCGCCCCGGCGTTCACGCCCGAACTGCTCGGCCTCGGCGTCGCGCTGGGACTGACGCTCTGGGTCGCCAACGAACTCGCGGGACGGGCGGGCGCCCGGTTCGGCGTCGACGGCGGGGAGGAACTCAGGGCGCTGCTCGCGCCCGACTCGCCCGCCGGGTGGGCGCTGTTGCTCGGCGCCGTGCTCCCGCTCGTCGCGCTGTTCGAGGAGTTCCTCTTCCGTTCGGTCCTGGTCGGCGCGTTCGCGGCGGGGTTCGCCCTCCCCCCGTGGCCCCTCGTCGTCGGCTCGTCGGTCGCGTTCGCGCTCGGCCACGGCGCGCAGGGCCGGGCGGGGATGCTCGTGACGGGCGCGCTGGGGCTGTTGCTCGGCGCCGCGTTCGTCGTCACCGGGAGCTTCCTCGTCGTCGCGGTCGCCCACTACCTCGTGAACGCGCTGGAGTTCGTGGTCCACGAGGGGTTCGGCGACGGGCGGGAACGTCGACCGTCGCCGTCGCGAGTCCGGTAG
- a CDS encoding type I 3-dehydroquinate dehydratase gives MNFDSFRLAAATADLSEEPTAREHADLVEFRMDLADEPLDALAGYDGDLPLLVTNRTTWEGGEAPPYGRLDALAGAIEHDAVAAVDVELATLRGRPTGTNDATVADLVEAARERDVTVVASVHDFDGTPDPRTLDALLSAAAAAGDVGKLATTAGGRGDALALLAATHRAAERGAPVATMAMGEAGRHTRAVAPVYGSRIGYAPVRPEAATAPGQFDLATLRELVDRLR, from the coding sequence ATGAACTTCGACTCCTTCCGGCTCGCGGCCGCCACCGCCGACCTCTCCGAGGAGCCGACGGCACGCGAGCACGCCGACCTCGTGGAGTTTCGGATGGACCTGGCCGACGAGCCGCTGGACGCGCTCGCGGGCTACGACGGCGACCTCCCGCTGCTCGTCACGAATCGGACGACGTGGGAGGGCGGCGAGGCGCCGCCGTACGGGCGGCTCGACGCGCTCGCGGGGGCGATCGAACACGACGCGGTCGCGGCCGTCGACGTGGAACTGGCGACGCTCCGGGGCCGCCCGACGGGGACGAACGACGCGACGGTCGCGGACCTGGTGGAGGCCGCGCGCGAGCGCGACGTGACCGTGGTCGCGTCCGTCCACGACTTCGACGGGACGCCCGACCCGCGGACGCTCGACGCGCTCCTCTCGGCCGCGGCCGCCGCCGGCGACGTGGGAAAGCTCGCGACGACGGCCGGGGGGCGGGGTGACGCGCTCGCGCTCCTCGCCGCCACCCATCGGGCCGCGGAACGCGGGGCGCCCGTGGCGACGATGGCGATGGGCGAGGCGGGCCGCCACACGCGCGCCGTGGCGCCGGTGTACGGCTCACGGATCGGGTACGCGCCGGTCCGACCCGAGGCCGCGACGGCGCCGGGACAGTTCGACCTCGCGACGTTACGGGAACTGGTCGATCGGCTCCGCTGA
- a CDS encoding rhodanese-like domain-containing protein produces MTGVRKRAWDMAAEAEEEIEALPVEEAHDEWAADGSTVFLDVRDVRERWLEGAVPDDTHAPRGMLEFWADPETEYHRDYFETDRRFVCYCNESGRSALAAKVLTEMGFEDVAHVQGGLTAWKEAGYETADVEQKDYS; encoded by the coding sequence ATGACAGGCGTTCGCAAACGCGCGTGGGACATGGCGGCCGAGGCCGAGGAGGAGATCGAGGCGCTCCCCGTCGAGGAGGCGCACGACGAGTGGGCCGCGGACGGGTCGACGGTCTTCCTCGACGTGCGCGACGTCCGGGAGCGCTGGCTCGAGGGCGCCGTTCCCGACGACACCCACGCGCCGCGCGGAATGCTGGAGTTCTGGGCCGATCCGGAGACGGAGTACCACCGCGACTACTTCGAGACGGACCGGCGGTTCGTCTGCTACTGCAACGAGAGCGGCCGGTCGGCGCTCGCCGCGAAGGTGCTCACCGAGATGGGGTTCGAAGACGTCGCCCACGTCCAGGGCGGGCTCACCGCGTGGAAGGAGGCCGGCTACGAGACGGCCGACGTCGAACAGAAGGACTACTCGTAG
- a CDS encoding 3-dehydroquinate synthase II yields MTRKRSVWLRADDGVGDWERRKHRITAGLEAGVDWVLVDERDVSKVRELGAVNVAAFRSDADVDLVDDAEGEDATADAYLVGKDGEGDGTVDLPGDFSGSADLTTLRRSDNRAQGAYVRIFDEEYEAFAEEAARDAEFVVVVGENWKIIPLENLIARIGEETNLIAGVTSAEEARTAFETLEIGAEGVLLDTEDPDEIRRTVEVRDEAERESLELRHATVTAVEQTGSADRVCVDTGSIMGDDEGMLVGSMSRGLFFVHAETADSPYVASRPFRVNAGAVHAYARTPDGGTKYLSELRSGDEVQVVNTNGRTRDAIVGRVKIEKRPMFRVQAEVETDDGVDVIETLIQNAETVKVATADGRTAVTDLAEGDEVLVYYEDVARHFGEEVEESIIEQ; encoded by the coding sequence ATGACACGAAAGCGGAGCGTCTGGCTTCGCGCCGACGACGGCGTGGGCGACTGGGAGCGACGGAAGCACCGCATCACCGCGGGGCTCGAGGCCGGGGTGGACTGGGTGCTCGTCGACGAGCGCGACGTCTCGAAGGTGCGCGAACTCGGCGCCGTGAACGTCGCCGCGTTCCGCTCGGACGCGGACGTCGACCTCGTCGACGACGCCGAGGGCGAGGACGCGACCGCGGACGCCTACCTCGTCGGCAAGGACGGCGAGGGCGACGGCACGGTCGACCTCCCGGGCGACTTCTCCGGGTCGGCGGACCTGACGACGCTCCGCCGGTCGGACAACCGCGCGCAGGGCGCCTACGTCCGCATCTTCGACGAGGAGTACGAGGCGTTCGCCGAGGAGGCCGCCCGCGACGCCGAGTTCGTCGTCGTCGTCGGCGAGAACTGGAAGATCATCCCGCTGGAGAACCTCATCGCCCGCATCGGCGAGGAGACGAACCTCATCGCGGGCGTCACCTCCGCCGAGGAGGCTCGGACGGCCTTCGAGACGCTCGAGATCGGCGCCGAGGGGGTGCTGCTCGACACCGAGGACCCCGACGAGATCCGCCGGACCGTCGAGGTGCGCGACGAGGCCGAACGGGAGTCGCTGGAGCTCCGGCACGCGACCGTCACCGCCGTCGAACAGACCGGCTCCGCCGACCGCGTCTGCGTCGACACCGGGAGCATCATGGGCGACGACGAGGGGATGCTCGTCGGCTCGATGTCCCGGGGGCTGTTCTTCGTCCACGCCGAGACGGCCGACTCGCCGTACGTCGCCTCCCGCCCGTTCAGGGTCAACGCCGGCGCGGTCCACGCCTACGCCCGGACCCCCGACGGGGGCACGAAGTACCTCTCGGAACTGCGCAGCGGCGACGAGGTGCAGGTCGTGAACACGAACGGCCGGACGCGGGACGCCATCGTCGGCCGCGTGAAGATCGAGAAGCGCCCGATGTTCCGCGTGCAGGCGGAGGTCGAGACCGACGACGGGGTCGACGTGATCGAGACGCTCATCCAGAACGCGGAGACCGTGAAGGTCGCGACCGCGGACGGCCGGACGGCGGTCACCGACCTCGCCGAGGGCGACGAGGTGCTCGTCTACTACGAGGACGTCGCGCGCCACTTCGGCGAGGAGGTCGAGGAGAGCATCATCGAGCAGTGA
- a CDS encoding MGMT family protein has protein sequence MNDAGGAGGAGETGVYARVSDRLGRAVELGVAAGRVLSLSFPEELPDDAEPDHPLLDRLFAYLDGEEDDFSDVTLAITVPTEQRNVLDALRNVPYGDAVTLDLVVRMTSGLDHEDEDDVATAREALRANPVPVFVPDHRVTDAEGATPPDVAEALRRIES, from the coding sequence ATGAACGACGCGGGCGGCGCGGGCGGCGCGGGGGAAACGGGCGTGTACGCGCGCGTTTCGGACCGCCTCGGCCGAGCGGTCGAACTGGGCGTTGCGGCGGGCCGGGTGCTCTCGCTGTCGTTCCCCGAGGAGCTCCCCGACGACGCGGAACCGGACCACCCGCTCCTCGACCGGCTGTTCGCCTACCTCGACGGCGAGGAGGACGACTTCTCGGACGTGACCCTCGCCATCACCGTCCCGACCGAGCAGCGGAACGTGCTCGACGCGCTCCGGAACGTGCCCTACGGCGACGCGGTGACGCTCGACCTCGTCGTCCGGATGACCTCCGGGCTGGACCACGAGGACGAGGACGACGTCGCGACCGCGCGCGAGGCGCTCCGGGCGAACCCGGTCCCGGTGTTCGTCCCGGACCACCGCGTGACCGACGCCGAGGGCGCGACGCCGCCGGACGTGGCCGAGGCGTTGCGGCGAATCGAGTCCTGA
- a CDS encoding transcription initiation factor IIB, translating into MSEKAHARRQPTEQETAERETTDETLSCPECDGNVIQDEEHGETVCEECGLVIEEDSVDRGPEWRAFDAAEKDKKSRVGAPTTNTMHDKGLSTNIDWRDQDAYGRSLGSRQRQKMRRLRKWNERFRTRDSKERNLKQALGEIDRMASALGLPKSVRETASVIYRRALEEDLLPGRSIEGVATSCTYAAARMAGVPRSLDEISEVSRVEKDEVARTYRYVVRELKLEVKPADPEQYVPRFASALELSDESERRAKQLLKNAKEKGVHSGKSPVGLAAAAVYAAALLTNEKTTQAAVSEVADISEVTIRNRYHELLEAEEGLVA; encoded by the coding sequence ATGAGTGAGAAAGCACACGCCCGACGACAGCCAACCGAACAGGAGACCGCCGAACGGGAGACGACCGACGAGACGCTATCGTGCCCCGAGTGCGACGGCAACGTCATCCAGGACGAGGAGCACGGCGAGACGGTCTGCGAGGAGTGCGGTCTCGTCATCGAGGAGGACTCCGTCGACCGCGGGCCCGAGTGGCGCGCGTTCGACGCCGCCGAGAAGGACAAGAAGAGCCGCGTCGGCGCCCCGACGACGAACACGATGCACGACAAGGGGCTCTCGACGAACATCGACTGGCGCGACCAGGACGCGTACGGCCGGTCGCTCGGTTCCCGCCAGCGCCAGAAGATGCGACGGCTCCGGAAGTGGAACGAGCGGTTCCGGACGCGGGACTCGAAGGAGCGGAACCTGAAGCAGGCGCTCGGCGAGATCGACCGCATGGCCAGCGCGCTCGGCCTCCCGAAGAGCGTCCGCGAGACCGCCTCAGTCATCTACCGCCGCGCGCTCGAGGAGGACCTGCTGCCCGGTCGCTCCATCGAGGGCGTCGCCACCTCCTGCACGTACGCGGCCGCCCGGATGGCCGGCGTTCCGCGCTCGCTCGACGAGATCTCGGAGGTCTCCCGCGTCGAGAAGGACGAGGTCGCCCGGACGTACCGCTACGTCGTCCGCGAACTGAAGCTCGAGGTGAAACCCGCCGACCCGGAGCAGTACGTCCCCCGGTTCGCCTCCGCGCTGGAGCTCTCGGACGAGTCCGAGCGACGCGCGAAACAGCTGCTGAAGAACGCCAAGGAGAAGGGCGTCCACTCGGGCAAGTCGCCCGTGGGGCTCGCGGCGGCCGCCGTCTACGCCGCGGCGCTTCTCACCAACGAGAAGACGACCCAGGCGGCCGTCTCCGAGGTCGCGGACATCTCCGAGGTCACCATCCGCAACCGGTACCACGAACTGCTCGAGGCCGAGGAAGGCCTCGTCGCCTGA
- the trpB gene encoding tryptophan synthase subunit beta translates to MSEGDAAKGVEDRTDAGDGKFGEYGGRYVPEALMPAIEELTDAYERYVLGNEDGFVDEFRRRLAEFGGRPTPLQRADRLSERYGTEVYLKREDLVHGGAHKLNNALGQVLLAKYMGKERIVAETGAGQHGTATAMAAAHLGMPCEVYMGERDINRQRPNVFRMRINGAAVTPVTTGRGTLKEAISETMRDWASNVEDTHYVIGSVVGPHPFPRMVRDFQAVISEEAREQIREGAGRLPDAVLACAGGGSNTMGAFHRFVPDEDVDLYAVEAGGSSLEVDERTGVAPNSASLTTGSEGVLHGSRTKLLQDGHGQIVESHSISSGLDYAGVGPELAHLVDEGRVTPVAVDDDAALAAFHRLSQEEGIIPALETAHAFGYLHEHHAGLGGVVVVNVSGRGDKDLESVVEETDARGTPNAPDMSAFGGGL, encoded by the coding sequence ATGAGCGAGGGCGACGCGGCGAAGGGAGTGGAGGACCGAACCGACGCCGGCGACGGGAAGTTCGGCGAGTACGGCGGCCGGTACGTCCCGGAGGCGCTGATGCCGGCGATCGAGGAGCTGACGGACGCCTACGAGCGGTACGTCCTCGGCAACGAGGACGGGTTCGTCGACGAGTTCCGGCGGCGCCTCGCGGAGTTCGGCGGCCGGCCGACCCCGCTCCAGCGCGCGGACCGGCTCTCGGAGCGCTACGGCACCGAGGTGTACCTCAAGCGCGAGGACCTCGTCCACGGCGGTGCCCACAAGCTGAACAACGCGCTCGGCCAGGTGCTCCTCGCGAAGTACATGGGCAAGGAGCGGATCGTCGCGGAGACCGGCGCGGGCCAGCACGGCACCGCGACCGCGATGGCCGCGGCACACCTCGGGATGCCCTGCGAGGTGTACATGGGCGAGCGCGACATCAACCGCCAGCGTCCGAACGTCTTCCGGATGAGGATAAACGGCGCCGCGGTGACTCCGGTCACGACGGGCCGCGGGACGCTGAAGGAGGCCATCTCGGAGACGATGCGCGACTGGGCGAGCAACGTCGAGGACACCCACTACGTCATCGGCTCCGTCGTCGGTCCCCACCCGTTCCCGCGGATGGTGCGCGACTTCCAGGCGGTCATCTCCGAGGAGGCGCGCGAGCAGATCCGGGAGGGGGCCGGGAGGCTCCCGGACGCCGTCCTCGCCTGCGCGGGCGGCGGCTCGAACACGATGGGGGCGTTCCACCGCTTCGTGCCCGACGAGGACGTGGACCTGTACGCCGTCGAGGCCGGCGGCTCCTCGCTCGAGGTGGACGAGAGGACGGGCGTCGCGCCGAACTCGGCGTCGCTCACGACCGGGTCGGAGGGCGTCCTCCACGGCTCGCGGACCAAACTCCTGCAGGACGGCCACGGCCAGATCGTCGAGTCGCACTCGATCTCCTCGGGGCTCGACTACGCCGGGGTCGGCCCGGAACTCGCACACCTGGTCGACGAGGGCCGGGTGACGCCGGTCGCCGTCGACGACGACGCGGCGCTCGCGGCGTTCCACCGGCTCTCCCAGGAGGAGGGCATCATCCCCGCGCTGGAGACGGCCCACGCCTTCGGCTACCTCCACGAGCACCACGCGGGCCTCGGCGGGGTCGTCGTCGTGAACGTCTCCGGACGCGGCGACAAGGACCTCGAATCGGTCGTCGAGGAGACCGACGCCCGCGGGACGCCGAACGCGCCGGACATGAGCGCGTTCGGGGGTGGCCTGTGA
- a CDS encoding 2-amino-3,7-dideoxy-D-threo-hept-6-ulosonate synthase: MTFAGFDARLDRISTGGRFLVVPMDHGLTMGAVTGLKDIEATIDGVTRGGADAVLTQTGIAPRVHDNTNGAGFIAHLNGSTTIGPDENDKRPTGSVKGAVRAGADAVSMHINVGSTHEPDQIEFLAELSETADDYGLPTLAMAYARGPGVDGADPESLGHAVRLAEELGADVVKTGYSGDGDSFRHVVESTRLPVVIAGGSRGTDRQTLEMVRGAMDGGAAGVSMGRSVFQHEDPEAIAAAVSAIVHEDADVDGALRAAGL; the protein is encoded by the coding sequence ATGACGTTCGCAGGGTTCGACGCACGACTCGACCGCATCTCGACGGGGGGCCGCTTCCTCGTCGTCCCGATGGACCACGGGCTCACGATGGGCGCCGTGACGGGGCTGAAGGACATCGAGGCGACCATCGACGGCGTGACGCGCGGCGGCGCCGACGCGGTCCTCACGCAGACCGGCATCGCGCCGCGCGTCCACGACAACACGAACGGCGCGGGCTTCATCGCCCACCTGAACGGCTCGACCACCATCGGGCCCGACGAGAACGACAAGCGCCCGACGGGGAGCGTGAAGGGCGCCGTCCGCGCGGGCGCAGACGCCGTCTCGATGCACATCAACGTCGGCTCCACGCACGAGCCCGACCAGATCGAGTTCCTCGCGGAGCTGTCCGAGACGGCAGACGACTACGGCCTCCCGACGCTGGCGATGGCGTACGCCCGCGGGCCCGGCGTCGACGGCGCCGACCCCGAGTCGCTCGGTCACGCGGTCAGGCTCGCCGAGGAACTGGGCGCCGACGTGGTGAAGACGGGCTACTCGGGCGACGGCGACAGCTTCCGGCACGTCGTCGAGTCGACGCGCCTGCCCGTGGTCATCGCCGGCGGGAGCCGGGGGACGGATCGCCAGACGCTCGAGATGGTCCGCGGCGCGATGGACGGCGGCGCCGCCGGCGTCTCGATGGGTCGTTCCGTCTTCCAGCACGAGGACCCCGAGGCCATCGCGGCGGCCGTCTCGGCGATCGTCCACGAGGACGCCGACGTGGACGGCGCGCTCCGCGCGGCGGGGCTGTAG